In the genome of Cryptomeria japonica chromosome 8, Sugi_1.0, whole genome shotgun sequence, one region contains:
- the LOC131031346 gene encoding tetraspanin-8-like, translating into MLLSLAGFVGACFRVTSLLWLYLFFMLLLILAYLGCIIFAFAVTGKGEGHPVINTGFSEYKLEDFSQWMQDRVRDSGSWHNIRSCVRDAKVCKKLGDKTMYMGAAGFYQQHLNPIQFSSVYTWMPSLPLAAAVGTPLGIISTVA; encoded by the exons ATGCTGCTCTCATTGGCAGGCTTTGTGGGCGCCTGCTTTCGAGTCACTTCTTTGCTCTGGCTTTATCTCTTCTTTATGCTGCTTCTCATTCTCGCTTACTTGGGATGTATCATTTTTGCCTTTGCAGTCACTGGTAAAGGTGAAGGCCATCCGGTAATAAACACTGGCTTTAGTGAGTACAAGCTTGAGGATTTCTCTCAGTGGATGCAGGACCGCGTCAGGGATTCCGGTAGCTGGCATAATATCAGGTCGTGTGTTCGAGATGCTAAGGTGTGTAAGAAGCTCGGTGATAAGACGATGTATATGGGCGCTGCCGGGTTTTATCAGCAGCATTTGAATCCCATTCAG TTTTCTTCAGTGTATACATGGATGCCTTCACTCCCCCTTGCTGCAGCTGTAGGAACGCCTCTCGGCATAATTAgtactgtagcatag